The sequence GAAGCGCAGGCACAGGTCTTTCCACACTTGTTCCGCGCTGAAACCAATGCTGCCCAGATACCGATGGAAACTTTGCACCTCGCTCAGGTTCATAATTTCCAGCTTTATTTGCGAGTAATCTTCGCTGGAAACATAGTCAAAGGCGTTCTCCACCTCAACATCGTAGTGGTAGTAGTACTGCATCAGCGTTTGCACGTCGTCAAACGGAATCAGGTCGATAAAGTCCATTATATCTTGCTGCAGGTGGTGCGGCGGTTGCTCCTCGATGTGCCGAATCGTCGGCAACTGATAGCCAAATATTTGCATCGTTGCCGGCAACGATGATAGGAAGGACAATAGCGTTGCGAGCGCTGCAACCACTACGGTCGATGAAGTTCTGGCCGTTGATAGGAACGTGCTCCTTCTCTTCATGATTAGTTCGGGTAATTAATTTACACAGGCCGTGTCCCCTAATTGAGACTCGTGGAAATTGGCGGCGTTGGAGATGATGGTCTTTTCTCAAAATATACTTTGGTTAACGAAATCACGTGTCATTCATGTTTGCACTGTCTGTCAAACTTGACTAGAGATGATCATAGTATAAAAACAAGTGTCGATTAAGAATGATTATTTCTTCGGTGTCACCCTTCAGGACACCCGCGTGAACTCCAGGAAAACAGCACCAAACTGCAATTTCATTTGATCTTTCAACACAGTCCGACTAAAGCAGGACTACACCTGGACTTGGACGAATTTTCACACCGCTCAAAACGCTTTCTCCTGAAATCAAATAAACTTCTCGCGAACGACTCCATCAACGGACTGAAAATTCCCCCTCGCGAGAGTTTATTGGATCTGATACAAAATTTGCGCTTCACAGTGGGTTAGAACACTTTTTAGAACGAAGAAAAATGTGAACTTTCTATAGCGTAGgatggctttgggacagttgaTTGAATGGCGTTTAGTCAAATGTCATTTAAGCGAAAGGATAtttagtcgaagggacatttagtcgaatggacagaTAGTCGAACGGACAATTGGGCGAAtgtacatttagtcgaaaggacattttgtcgaatgaATATTTAgttgaatggacatttagtcaaatATTGAAAGTAAACTTTAGCATGATAGGTAATTTAGTAAAATGAATAATTGGTCAATGGATTTTTAATGTGTGTAGATAATTATTTTAAggtttttagtggaatttcttcacttgtcataagacgagttagtactatcccatttaattccaccacttgatagtaactttacagatacgtattttgatcgTCTTCGGTATCTCGAACTTGACTCGAATTGAAGAAACTGTTTTCTGCTAATACTATAAACCTAGCAAATTAAATTAGAATTTAAGTTTTAACTAGCTTTATGACAAATAGATTTTCGTATAAACTCGATTAAATAATCCCAAGATACATGGACGAATTGATTGGAAGAATTCAAGGACGTGTGAAAGTTTaatcagcagcggaagaaacAAATATGGGAGCtaatgaggatttttcaatTGAACAAACAGAATCTTCTGGAGATATTCATGCATCATttagtttttaattattatttactagtttcttattttcaaatattcattcaacgaaatgtcattcgatgaAATGTATCACGATACAATTAAAAATCtgttttcgactaaatgtccgtaGGATTAAATGTTCTACGTCTCTGGACTGGACTAAACATTCATATTCGACTAGATGTCCATTCGAAATAATGTCCTTCTGTCCAAATGTTACTAAATGCTATTGACGAAAAGTCTTCATAGACTCTAAAGATCTctccaaacaaaaaaaatcaacttgaattagttaataaaaagtcatagaataagcaCTGTCATCGGTGTGATCCATGATAGCAACAGATTGGAGTAAAGAAGACTAAATAACTAAATAATTGGAGTAAATATttatggatttggctgaaatttatACAGATATACAATTGGTTAATAACCCCTTCGGAAGTGCAAACGTTTGAGGCAAATAAAACTTGTATCTGCCCCAGTGTGCCCTTGCCACATGATTCATAATGGACCCTGTCGCTCTCAAGTGCGTCGttgattgaatttaaattggtCCCAGGTCGGATATAGTCTGGATCTGCGTGATCCACTCGGGCTGCTAAATTTGTAAATAAGTCGTAACCGAGACGTTACCGTCGACAGGGACTGAATGAATAGTTGTCGGTGGATAGACACTCGCTACTACGTCCCAACCGACCAATGACgtcgacggcgacgacgacaacCAACGACGTGATGATTCGATTATCCAATTTATGAGAAGTAGCAATTTGGGGGTACGGATGTTGCAGTTATGTGTCTTACCGAGTGTAAATAAATAGCGGAAACATGCCCTCTGTACTGGGCCGACTGCAATTTCGAAGGGCAATCAAATCTACAGAATTCATCGCCAGTGCTAATTGAAAGTACTTCCTAATTGGATTACTTTTGGGATGCCTGGGATCCCAGCATCGCACAGAAGGGGGGTACGGAAATGCAACTACATTGGGTAGGCCCTACTGAACTTTCTGTCTGGCATGTGTTGTCGTCGTCACAATGTGAGATAACGACAGGAGAGCAATTAAATTGGCCAACGCCGTCGAAGCGTTTTCTGACTGAAGGTATTATAACTGGTCATCGTTTTCAATTTAGTTTTGTTGCTTCACATCGATCATGTGTGTGACCAGATTTTCATAAATCAGGAACGGAATTGTGGACCGACCgactttttggaaaattttgattactTTCACGTGTGAAGATATTTGTCTATGAGAACAGTGAAATGCATTctcctcttcttcttattggcattacatcctcacactgggacagagccgcctcgcagcttagtgttcattaagcacttccacagttatttactgcgtggtttctaagccaggttaccatttttgtattcgtatgtgatgaggctagcacgatgatacttttatgtccagggaagtcgagactatTTCTAACCGtctgcgtcttaccgcacggctaaggagggtcccttgAAATGCATTAAGACTTCTATTATAGGAGTGTTGTATTCGCGTCGTTGTTGTTACAAACCTTCCAGCTGGTGAAGTAATGCACACAGGTCCCGTTGGAGCTTTTTTTATTgatctaaatatttttttccgcagTGAATAATGGAGGTGTTGCTCTTCCCAGACCTCGAATGTACTTGCCGACAGATAGTTTTTGGTAATATTCGATAGATAGCAGTGAAGTTTGTGCACCAGCCCATTAATGCCAAACGTTGTCAGGCGATTCCACAGCAGAAGATTTGattgcttttcaaaacgcgtggtTAACCCTGAGAGAAAGCTGATGGGACGGTAGCTTCTAGAAAAAGCAGGATCCTTTCCAGCCTTCCGAATAAGGATGAGTTTCGGTGACTTTCAGGGTGAGGGAAATAGATTATTCAACGCCATTGATTGAATGCCAGTGCTAGGAAATGTGCAAATAGTGGAGCTTGACTgccaagtttaaaaaaaatggagccTTAATATTCTTGGATGATTTGGTATAGTGCGACTGTTCGTTATTTGCGTTGGGATCTGCACTTTTTCTGAGAAGatgttgataatcaaaaatgtTGATTGCATGCTCATCAAAGCCAGCTTCCTGCAAACTATTTTGTCGGAGAACAAAAGAGTTGACAAAGTATCGACCCATCTTCACTTCACAGCGCCGCGCCGCCGTCGCCAGTCAGTTTGCCACGACGATGGTTCATCgcagtaaaacaaaaaaaaacttgagtcGAGTCCAGTAAATTATGAAACACCTAAGAAGGCCTTACAGTTGAGAACGAAATACGGATCTGTAAAGCAATACAACGTGGTTGGAACTAAAAcctagatcatttagaaatggggcacTTTATTTCAGAGACAGTGGCGTTCCTAGTGGTCTGATATGCAAGTTTTTCACAGCGTTTCGTAATTACTATACCATTCTATTTTTTACAGTTTGAAACTATGTAACgtggtttcaaaatattcaccatTCAGGAAGAGAAACGATAAATAATTCTGCACAGTCCTGCAAAATCAATCTTCGTCAAAGCCGGATTTCACCCTACATTCAGTCCCATGATGACCCATTTACGCAAGGAAGTGCTACAATGGTACTACAATATTGGAGTCCAGTTCATCccaaaaaatctgaatccatAAAATTGTCCTTAGTTCCATACAATCGAGTAATTTTGGGTGATTATTAACCAGAAACTGAAGATGAAGGGAGTAGTCACCACTGACATTATTGGCCTATGAAGAATTGGTGGAATCAGCTAGCTAAAATTATGACTAGAGAAGGTGTGCGCCGACTGACAAGCGGCATCAACAGGAAACtgcgagaatttcttcgaaaaaacgaTGCATGGTTCGTTTCAGCcattcatatgaaataaaataatatgacTTTTGTCCCATTCTTAGAAAGTTTTTCGATCAAACTAAAAAATACACGCTTTCAAAAgtgccccatttctaaatgatctggtCTTTAATTGGAAAAGTACTAAAATCGTCTTATTAtagttcataaatgttgttaaggtgGAACGCgatagaattcaatttcaaatcttcctcaagtgatggtgtctctaagtcaGTGTGGTAACATACATTGTCTTGGGTAATGAATAGGTTGAGTGATAAGTTTGTGAGCttgaatgaggctttatctagggtaactgttccgatctccatctcactgtacattagactggcccaggaaacaaaaagttgtgtaattccacggggcaccccccaggattgcgtctttgggtgagaaaatcaatctctgaaaatttcagcttaatcgcttgttgcataagctggcgcatttgatttgaagtttgtatggggatttcagccaaaatgtataggaaaatacacctccgtcactcattcgatctggaaattggttctgattgctcgattgacctcagaattgcaaaaacggcagctggtatgctacagaacaatttcacagaacattgtatgatgattaaatgaacttttatttaggtttcggctgatgcgattcgatcaaaaaatccaaaaatacacaaatcagctcctaataaatcagccgaaaactatataaaagttcatttaatcatcatgcaatgttctgtgaaattgttctgcagcatacccagattaatccacctacagtgaaattttgacccttccttaaataaaaggaaatattttcagactccTGCaattaaaacgagataaaactactcaacctcccacggcgattgaaagtgtaaaacaaattaattgcctaccaaaaggcggattccatgggttgagtgacaacaaaacaaatgattCCGTACTTACGTCAGGTTGTctatctatcaggcgctcgtcggattgaatagctcTTGTAACATGTGGTAACATGGTTGGTTAGatactatcgtaacgctggcagcatgtatactcgtaatttccaaaaaccatgatattaattaatccagaactaatttaatcagtcattgatctgaacgaaactcaatagcgttcaataataacatatattttgccatatggctgcctaattttgtaaaattaatgATGTTTAATacattaaaaatgagcgagatttatatggtagtaaattttggaatttgcactcatacgcacacatacatgcatataagtggtctattagcagggttgtaaatattcggcagcactggatgatggtgatgttttttatatcatttttctattttcttcctgctttgaaatcaacctcacattctcggagaggcagaaaagtaaacaacagaactcacatcacccactgcgccgcgaagatgaagtttaccacagcaaaatgtacacattcacccagcaaattgaaaaaattcaccacgcgtttaaatggggcactcacagtcatacggtaaggcgcaaactgagcagcctgtcagagcgacttgtgagtggctgaatgcgaaattgaatggtcggtgttggaaatgatttttcggctgcacccagtcgcactcaccacggcggcgatgcaggcgacttcagattatactgagatccatgtttttcactgcattgactgtgaaatatttctaccctgtctattagtatctcaaaacatgctcacatttgttaCCTAGCTTccactaaagaaatttttgaaatcccttcaaatttttacgtttttgcttttctgagaaggttttgtggtacatgcttctatctgttcctcaattaaaatcaattgtttccttgaaacaaatccgaaaaataagcatattttcatatcatatcacttgttgtaattatattttcaatattaaagtgaatttgtttcaattgcCATACATTTTATTCCATAATCCAAGAGGTTttttgatagattaatacacaacacgcctgcgtaacgcatacaaagtgaaattatagacacttccgaaggaagggtcaaaaaaggTGGTGAAATAAAGTACATCTACCCTAActagtttttattttgaaaacaatttttgaatATGACTACTTGGTATATTTCCTTGTAAATTCCTCCAGTTATTCCTCCTTTCCTTAAGCAAAATCACAGAAAGTTAGGAACTGCACAGAATAGATATGTTTGCGTACGTTTTgtcagttttcccatgggagcAGAATCAGCTCTttactttaggaattcttccgaaatttcttacaaaatttctccgaaaattccttcagattttccattacggatttcttcagaaaatcctttacgattttctttcggaaattgcttatggaatgatttttttttttaggacaatttcgttaggaattccttcggagattcctaacggaattccttcggaagtttttttagcaattcctcaggatttccaaaggaattcctcaagaaattctattaggagtttttttttaatttttttaagcaatgtcctcgaaaatttctttaagaattcctttggaaatttctccttatgaaatttcttcggcaattatcCCATGAATTCCCTCAATAAGTTCTTCCAGATATTGCATAAAAGATTTATTCTAAATttccctaaggaatttcttcagaacttcttccagcgattactttaaaacattctccgggaattcttccagagcttcctgcaggaattccctcgaaaatgccttcatgagttctttccgaaattctttcagtcCTGTGTTGAACTTAGTTTATGATTTTAAAAAGACACTGGTAAAGACTgggacccgtaacgctgggtagacacctttacgtggtgtgttacggggtaagatctaccagttacattgccagctacaggcaaatcctgacccaacgaattccttcctcattatccaactctcgcattaagtaagtaccacatcaacacttccttcctctccctagttacggtgaagatatacgtggccaggagtagtaatcctcatgcttttattATGTTTgtctaagactggaatcaagggccactccccttcttgatttctgatagcattctagataaggatctcaaaagtaaaacatgagtatcactagtatccaatctacgaattacaccgtaacaatgctaatgctaacttTGATAAAGGTGAAGTAAAGAATACGTTGGGAAGGTCGTTGACTATTCCCAACAGATATCATCTTGTAAAGTTGGTTAACTCCAACGATCGTTTTCAATTGATGAGCATGGTTCAGTAGATATATGCGCCAGGCGAACCATGTTCGATTACATTATTTGATTGCCGAGTGGGTGGCGAGATCCTTTGATCCAGTTCAAGGATGCAAGTAGAGAAAAGCAATTGTTGGTTTGAGCGGGAAGGTGTTGGTGGATGCTTGGTGAGACAGATGATGTGAACCTGCGAATCGAGAAGCATCAAAATAGTAGAATGGGCATTTTTTAACTTAGAAAAGCACATATCGGTGAAGATTAAGTTGAGCAGTAGTGGGTTTTATTTTCCCAAATTAGCAACTGGAAAGTTTCGGAAGTTTCAAAACGGAACTATTGATGCCAAACTAGCCTCGAGTTTTTCCGTGCAGCTGAAGTATATAGGTAAACGGTTATAGTGGACGCGTATCCGGAGGTTGCCATTCCGTAGTCATTCACGTGTCTTTGAACGGTGTATCTAGCTACGTTGGTCAATCAAACGGAGCCCCCGGAAGTCTACGATCTGAACCGCCTCCATGTTCGTAATCATATGCACTCCGATATTATCAAATCTGCTGCCACGAGTCCCAGCTGAACGTATTTATCCTTCTAACATCGATGCGGCCACCATTTTCATCGCAAATAGACGCCATCACAAGGAACCTTTGTTCTTCCCATTTGCGATGTACAAGCCCCGACGCTTACAAAGCCCCGCGGCTAGTAACATAAATAGACACCAGTGAATTACCGATCGAGCCCTCCGTCCTACGGCATTATTTGATGGCCGTCGATACGGAATCATATCCACATCACCTTCCTCCCCGTTGACTCGTTCACGTGAATCAGAAGGTTCGAAGTTCTGCTAAAGTAGGTTTATAAAGCAGAAACATGCATGTAAATTTGCAGTTatgctagaaaataaaataatgtttttaacaAAAATCCATAGAAGAATTACCAATTCCTTAAATAATGGAACACATTTGACATATATTTGTTGACAGATGAGTGCTAATGTTTTTCAATGAATCAAGacctacattgattaaaatatgtaaatattgtctacctcttgaatgtcaaaaaggcacccattcggccgccattatcgagcgcaaaatactggatacgtgtggctttattagttttaGGACTACATTTTGTaatggtgccaaatataataggtttgggtGACGTATATGTTGTGGCCACTATATTGAATCAGTAATATACATGTTACAAGATTTGACAGAATTAAACatcgacaacatgctcaactGGTATTGACTGTAAACGTAAGATCCATCCGATTAATATGACTCAAATCTGTGTTAGCATCACCTTGAAGTATTCTACTAACGACCCGTGACCCAAGTTATTAATTTATATCAATTTCAAAAAGTGGTTTTGACCgttttttgaagattggtcctaCTGTGCGCCGTGACGCCGGCGCCGATGATGTGACCGGCGTACAGGTCTAGCGTAAACTTTGATGAGCTCTACTTCTACCATAGCCAGCTCTGTTCTACTAGTTTTCTGATGCTTATGTGAATATGTCgatgaatatttattttgtcAATTCCAGGTACTATGAAATAATTGCATACATAATAAAATGCGTTGATATTAgtgttaatatttaatattatgaTTGTGTACATTGAAAGGGAAATTTCTCAtgcatttgaaaattcaaatagtaGGCTAGACTTTATTTTGTAAAGATAACTGAATTTGGACATCCCATCAAAGCAAATATGTAAATTATCCGCCATGGTGCGTTGTGATAAGCACAGCTATTCTAACCTTGACGTCGACTGTAATAAAACTGGTTTATTATACCTTTTTACATTACGTTAACAGCTAAAACGTGTTCAACATCTTATTTGCTCTCGGTTTGTTCTTTCAtcaaaacaaccatttcggatTGCTCAACTCCATTTTTTACGAACGGCTCTGCCGCTTCCGCATCCGGAGCGTCCGTTTGTTTTTCATCGCTCTCTTTCTGTTCCTTATCGTCGAATATTCGGAAATTTTTGGAATGCCACCAGGTGCCAAGGTCGAAGCACGTTCCCACCATGACCAGTGCGGCCGATGTGTAGTTCATAGACGTCCGCAGCGTTTGTCCGTCATACAACCAGCAGTTGCCTTGACTGGAACATGTTCGTCCCCAGAGAACGCACGTCCGATCGATGATCATTCCGAATATGATCGGTGCCGGTAGGAAGGAAAACAATGTATTGATAGCCATCGAAAGACCCAGCGAAATAGCCTTGTCGCGTTCTTCAACGCAGCGTAGACCAACCAAAAAGTTGGCAGCCGATTCCGTGCCACCGATGAATTTGTTCAGACAGACCATCACTATGAACATGTAGAACGGAGTCATGCAGTTTACGGGACAGCTTCCGGAAATTGCCGTTCCTTccaaggctgatgggtcgaatGAGGTATTGTTGTCAAAATCCATTGATGTTAGAAAAGCGTACGAAGAATTTAAGGAACCTTCTATACAGGAGCAATCTGAATATAGCTGCAACGAATTGAGATATGTCAAATTATGAATATGACTTATGATAGGAAATAATTACAATTGTCCCATTGAGCTGTTTAATTTGTTCTTTACAGCCAGCATGGCATGGTGACATATATGTGTTCCCATCACTCCCACAGATTGGGGCATATTTGACAAAATCACAGTTGCATCCAACGCTACAGCTGACTCCTTGTGAGctgaaatcaaaatatttattcaaaatGTTTATTTAGTCACGAGGAATATATTACTCACTTGCTAACAATTGATGAATTATTTATATCATTGCAACCAAACACGGAGTACATTACTATTAGTCCTGCTGAGCAAATGCTGGTGAAAATATTCCACCCCGTCAATTGCCTGGACGTTGGTTTGATCTTTTGGATTACTGCTCCAGCGATTAAAATTCCCAAAGCAGAGAAAACCAAAGATGTACTTCCGGTTACCATGCTGGAAtcaatatccaaatattattcTCTACATTCATATCATCACTTAAAATAACTTACTTAGCTTCGGATGGGGTTAGCCTGTattgaatttcaatatattTAGCTTGGAACAAAAAATACGGCATGTACCCAAAGAAGTAGAAAATACTCGCCGTATTGTTGAACACGTAAGCTTTGTTGGTAATCAACCGCTTTACAGTGAGTAAAAGATCTGAGAATGATGTTTCCGGTTCGAGTTCTTCGACGGTCGCTCCACTTATTCGACTAGCCTGTCGTGACAAAGACTTTCGCTCGGCAGCGCGCGGAAGAATCTTTGGGAATCCAgctgaaatatcataaaattattttcacggTTCATCTTGCTGCCATTGGATAGCTCACCGAAAATAGGAGCCACCAAGAGTAATGATACGCCAAGCGCAATCCAACCCGTCCACCATGCACCAATCCATCTTGGATCCGATGATCCATAACCTGGATCAATGTTTGGAAACACGAAATACCTCAAACACAGAGCAGCCATCGAATAACCCAACATTGGTCCCAGCCTCCTGCCGAAAGCCGACAGGCTGGACAAGAATGGAACTTTCTCTTTCCTCACATTGTCATCCAGGTAGGTTAATCCCAACGTAAAATACAGTGAACTTCCAAGACCGGAGAGGAAGCTTCCCAAAAACAGAAGCAGCTGCGGTCTCAAGTTTCCCATATCAGTTGAGCAGTCGGGTGGCAGCCGATCCATGCTGCACAAGTTATCTGCCGTTCTCGACACACCCACTGTAGTGTTGCCACTATGCTGCATAAGATCATCAATGCTGGGTCCATACATGAAATGCGGCAGCGCGTTCACGAAGCACGACAGTCCCATACTAGTTATTCCCATCGCTATCCACAGAGGCTTCCTCTTGTTGGACGCATAATACGACAGAAAGAACGATGACAACACAAAAGACAGATCCGATCCGGCCGTAATGATTCCTGcattcttggaagaaatt comes from Armigeres subalbatus isolate Guangzhou_Male chromosome 2, GZ_Asu_2, whole genome shotgun sequence and encodes:
- the LOC134215171 gene encoding protein G12-like yields the protein MKRRSTFLSTARTSSTVVVAALATLLSFLSSLPATMQIFGYQLPTIRHIEEQPPHHLQQDIMDFIDLIPFDDVQTLMQYYYHYDVEVENAFDYVSSEDYSQIKLEIMNLSEVQSFHRYLGSIGFSAEQVWKDLCLRFDVEDVFVEPDDTIRNLNLTTRGLNGLVDDILALLPQDEIILLFFDKLETSNDFSYFFEQIGSGDFENVLSMLQSSQQLRTLLWRLQRHGFDIPGWIQQIQGYFSFSSF
- the LOC134215172 gene encoding solute carrier organic anion transporter family member 74D-like, translated to MFGSGILDTGINQEEESPKRPTLERSVSDYSERDVQCGFWICRGRIWQKLASKKLYVFLFGIVGCLFGSTTAYFYGTLTTVEKSIQISSKNAGIITAGSDLSFVLSSFFLSYYASNKRKPLWIAMGITSMGLSCFVNALPHFMYGPSIDDLMQHSGNTTVGVSRTADNLCSMDRLPPDCSTDMGNLRPQLLLFLGSFLSGLGSSLYFTLGLTYLDDNVRKEKVPFLSSLSAFGRRLGPMLGYSMAALCLRYFVFPNIDPGYGSSDPRWIGAWWTGWIALGVSLLLVAPIFAGFPKILPRAAERKSLSRQASRISGATVEELEPETSFSDLLLTVKRLITNKAYVFNNTASIFYFFGYMPYFLFQAKYIEIQYRLTPSEANMVTGSTSLVFSALGILIAGAVIQKIKPTSRQLTGWNIFTSICSAGLIVMYSVFGCNDINNSSIVSNSQGVSCSVGCNCDFVKYAPICGSDGNTYMSPCHAGCKEQIKQLNGTILYSDCSCIEGSLNSSYAFLTSMDFDNNTSFDPSALEGTAISGSCPVNCMTPFYMFIVMVCLNKFIGGTESAANFLVGLRCVEERDKAISLGLSMAINTLFSFLPAPIIFGMIIDRTCVLWGRTCSSQGNCWLYDGQTLRTSMNYTSAALVMVGTCFDLGTWWHSKNFRIFDDKEQKESDEKQTDAPDAEAAEPFVKNGVEQSEMVVLMKEQTESK